The Aggregatilinea lenta genome includes a region encoding these proteins:
- a CDS encoding extracellular solute-binding protein codes for MTNRLKALIPVVVMMALVVMSVVPGMPAKAQSEPVTIKIFVGLGTGYLPEQQAAQVALADEWNAAHDDIKVEFEFHDNDTARDELLTRVAAGDAPAIVGPAGVRSVYETSELWADLTSYIERDSEELGLDDFDAASLGLYELGDKTIALPFGVYPSFMYVNETIFNDAEVELPPTEIGAWSWADLRDKAMAVTQDANGVYLGEEGFDPDNIEVYGYFPFWTNFRASTILFSPTDAGVQLNDDGTVTATFNQEAIQQAVQFYQDAIFVDHFEPNIDAENAISEGVTNPFVSGRVAMGASHTWLFGGMQEAISSGAFTDQWNVYPIPAAPNGITTARVHADTFAIMDSFENKDAAWEVLKWLTSGEPALQLATTYGAMPARLSLRSDWEATWLEAFPQLNLDVVYGALEYLDAPNHEGYMPNYARAWDALEQYWNNLRSQPDFDAIGELDAVNAQVQELFDEALSGEATDYVPTAVATEAAQ; via the coding sequence ATGACTAACCGTCTCAAGGCTTTAATCCCGGTCGTCGTAATGATGGCCCTGGTGGTGATGTCGGTGGTGCCCGGCATGCCCGCCAAGGCGCAGTCTGAACCGGTCACCATCAAGATCTTCGTCGGGCTTGGCACGGGCTATCTGCCCGAGCAGCAGGCAGCCCAGGTCGCTCTGGCTGATGAGTGGAACGCCGCTCATGACGACATCAAAGTCGAATTTGAATTTCACGACAACGACACGGCTCGTGACGAGCTGCTGACCCGCGTCGCCGCCGGTGACGCGCCCGCGATCGTCGGCCCTGCCGGTGTCCGTTCCGTGTACGAAACCAGCGAACTGTGGGCGGACCTGACCTCCTACATCGAGCGCGATTCGGAAGAACTGGGCCTGGACGACTTCGACGCCGCCAGCCTGGGTCTGTACGAATTGGGCGACAAGACGATCGCTCTGCCGTTCGGCGTATATCCCTCGTTCATGTACGTGAACGAAACGATCTTCAACGACGCCGAAGTGGAGCTGCCCCCCACCGAAATCGGTGCGTGGAGCTGGGCCGACCTGCGCGACAAGGCGATGGCCGTGACGCAGGACGCGAATGGCGTTTACCTTGGCGAAGAAGGCTTTGACCCGGACAACATCGAGGTCTACGGCTACTTCCCCTTCTGGACCAACTTCCGCGCCAGCACCATTCTGTTCAGCCCGACCGACGCAGGCGTCCAGCTCAATGACGACGGCACCGTGACCGCGACCTTCAACCAGGAAGCGATCCAGCAAGCCGTGCAGTTCTATCAGGACGCAATCTTCGTCGATCACTTCGAGCCGAATATTGATGCCGAAAACGCGATCAGCGAAGGCGTGACCAACCCGTTCGTGTCGGGCCGCGTCGCGATGGGCGCGAGCCACACCTGGCTCTTCGGCGGTATGCAGGAAGCGATCAGCAGCGGCGCATTCACCGACCAGTGGAACGTCTACCCGATCCCGGCTGCTCCCAACGGCATCACGACTGCCCGCGTTCACGCGGACACGTTCGCCATCATGGACAGCTTCGAAAACAAGGACGCCGCATGGGAAGTCCTCAAGTGGCTGACCTCCGGCGAACCTGCTCTTCAGCTCGCGACCACCTACGGCGCGATGCCCGCTCGCCTGTCGCTGCGCAGCGACTGGGAAGCGACCTGGCTGGAAGCTTTCCCCCAGCTCAACCTGGACGTGGTCTACGGCGCGCTGGAATATCTCGACGCCCCCAACCACGAAGGCTACATGCCCAACTACGCGCGCGCCTGGGACGCGCTGGAGCAGTACTGGAACAACCTGCGCTCGCAGCCGGACTTCGACGCGATCGGCGAGCTTGATGCCGTGAACGCCCAGGTTCAGGAACTCTTCGACGAGGCCCTGTCCGGCGAAGCTACGGACTACGTACCGACCGCCGTCGCTACCGAAGCGGCTCAATAA